A region of Sugiyamaella lignohabitans strain CBS 10342 chromosome A, complete sequence DNA encodes the following proteins:
- the BAS1 gene encoding Bas1p (Myb-related transcription factor; involved in regulating basal and induced expression of genes of the purine and histidine biosynthesis pathways; also involved in regulation of meiotic recombination at specific genes; GO_component: GO:0005634 - nucleus [Evidence IEA,IEA]; GO_component: GO:0005634 - nucleus [Evidence IDA] [PMID 9705508]; GO_function: GO:0003677 - DNA binding [Evidence IEA,IEA]; GO_function: GO:0001135 - RNA polymerase II transcription factor recruiting transcription factor activity [Evidence IDA,IMP] [PMID 16215179]; GO_function: GO:0003682 - chromatin binding [Evidence IEA]; GO_function: GO:0001046 - core promoter sequence-specific DNA binding [Evidence IDA] [PMID 1495962]; GO_function: GO:0001046 - core promoter sequence-specific DNA binding [Evidence IDA] [PMID 2683089]; GO_function: GO:0043565 - sequence-specific DNA binding [Evidence IDA] [PMID 19158363]; GO_function: GO:0000981 - sequence-specific DNA binding RNA polymerase II transcription factor activity [Evidence IDA,IMP] [PMID 1495962]; GO_process: GO:0045944 - positive regulation of transcription from RNA polymerase II promoter [Evidence IDA,IMP] [PMID 1495962]; GO_process: GO:0045944 - positive regulation of transcription from RNA polymerase II promoter [Evidence IGI,IMP] [PMID 3303332]; GO_process: GO:0006355 - regulation of transcription, DNA-templated [Evidence IEA]; GO_process: GO:0006351 - transcription, DNA-templated [Evidence IEA]): MNGQDKMPIPLSEGGSSELKPESTDINIQSGTGGDMSTSNLDQSSERKYRSRRVWTSAEDEKLRLLVSHWGDQCGKNGHWDKISSNFEGRSNKDCRKRWFHSLDPKLKRGRWTEHEDKVLVEAYKKMGPVWHRIAQLIPGRTDDQCSKRYNDVLDPRISDRLRPWSAEEDAKLLELVQKHGTKWRTISNVIDGRTGLTCRNRWRKLTAPSVRANAKAKSKSKLDSLAEGHNESLESLEDGAEQDAQQLQMFYSSRQQQSGLGDGDDSDVIMSNGSSPASSTSGNSITTSNTSLSLNNSSSVIQQAQPQVNQGNPFQQQQANGLLYQENGPDGIPGLTQNISQPPQRLPALQASLIHGLSTPQSRQQQPQQQHMSRQPLIQTQQQQLQHPQQTIPSQPPQNQQAAQFRYQNNSSNNMQPTSVTTRYTYTLGDQDVVNAPSILYRDLEALVELAAKSGREIVIHQHNHYHYGTTPHMAAPTKDQQRVSYNNQQPPVKQDQLVIPPQQPKHAQQAAQAPVITPPPPTSTPLVETLLGVGPGASTTSTSIGLSSGTTPTPSATTPGTFLDLSVMDNDNFIFDEADLDFDLDEFHGIPFNPS, encoded by the coding sequence ATGAATGGTCAAGATAAGATGCCAATCCCTCTCTCAGAAGGGGGTAGCTCTGAGCTGAAACCTGAGTCGACAGATATCAATATTCAGTCTGGTACCGGTGGTGATATGAGCACTTCAAATTTGGATCAGTCATCTGAAAGAAAATACCGCTCACGAAGAGTATGGACAAGTGCGGAGGATGAGAAACTACGACTTCTCGTGTCCCACTGGGGAGACCAGTGTGGTAAAAATGGTCACTGGGATAAGATCAGTTCAAATTTTGAGGGTAGAAGCAATAAGGATTGTCGCAAGAGGTGGTTTCATTCGTTAGATCCAAAACTCAAGCGCGGTCGTTGGACCGAACATGAAGACAAGGTACTGGTAGAAGCTTATAAGAAAATGGGCCCAGTATGGCATCGCATTGCACAGTTGATTCCTGGCCGAACTGATGACCAGTGTTCAAAAAGATATAATGATGTTCTGGATCCAAGGATATCGGATAGACTACGACCATGgtcagctgaagaagatgcgaAGTTGCTAGAACTTGTTCAGAAACATGGTACGAAATGGAGAACTATTTCAAATGTTATAGACGGTAGAACTGGTTTGACATGTAGAAATCGGTGGAGAAAACTGACTGCGCCTAGTGTACGAGCAAATGCCAAAGCaaagtcaaaatcaaagctCGATTCTCTTGCAGAAGGTCATAATGAGAGTCTTGAGAGTCTTGAAGATGGCGCAGAGCAAGATGCTCAACAGTTACAGATGTTCTATTCTTcgcggcagcagcagtcagGTCTTGGAGACGGTGATGACTCTGATGTGATTATGTCTAATGGAAGCAGCCCAGCAAGTTCCACATCAGGAAACAGCATCACAACTTCGAATACATCCCTATCACTAAATAACTCTAGCTCAGTTATTCAACAGGCTCAACCCCAAGTAAACCAAGGGAACCCgtttcaacagcagcaagccAACGGTCTACtttatcaagaaaatgggCCTGACGGTATACCTGGCCTGACTCAGAACATATCGCAGCCACCACAACGACTACCAGCTCTGCAAGCATCTCTTATTCATGGGTTATCTACACCCCAGTCACGACAGCAACAgcctcagcagcaacacaTGTCACGACAACCATTAATACAGacccaacaacaacagctacAGCATCCACAACAAACTATACCAAGTCAACCAccacaaaatcaacaagctGCACAGTTTCGATATCAGAACAACAGTTCCAACAATATGCAACCGACTTCTGTAACCACTAGATATACTTATACTCTTGGGGATCAAGATGTGGTGAATGCTCCATCCATTCTTTATCGTGATCTAGAAGCTCTGGTAGAACTAGCTGCCAAGTCTGGCAGAGAGATTGTCATCCACCAACACAACCATTATCATTACGGAACAACCCCTCATATGGCAGCTCCTACCAAAGACCAACAGCGAGTATCTTACAACAACCAGCAGCCACCAGTAAAGCAGGATCAACTTGTAATACCACCGCAACAACCAAAACATGCTCAACAAGCAGCTCAAGCGCCTGTGATTACACCTCCTCCCCCAACATCTACTCCATTAGTGGAGACTTTACTTGGAGTTGGTCCTGGagcttcaacaacatcaacttCAATTGGTCTGAGTAGCGGTACCACCCCGACTCCCTCTGCCACAACCCCTGGCAcgtttctggatctgtcTGTTATGGATAATGACAACTTTATCTTTGATGAGGCAGACCTCGATTTCGACCTGGACGAGTTCCACGGCATTCCTTTCAATCCTTCGTAA
- the PAA1 gene encoding Paa1p (Polyamine acetyltransferase; acetylates polyamines (e.g. putrescine, spermidine, spermine) and also aralkylamines (e.g. tryptamine, phenylethylamine); may be involved in transcription and/or DNA replication; GO_component: GO:0005737 - cytoplasm [Evidence IEA,IEA]; GO_component: GO:0005737 - cytoplasm [Evidence IDA] [PMID 14562095]; GO_function: GO:0008080 - N-acetyltransferase activity [Evidence IEA]; GO_function: GO:0004059 - aralkylamine N-acetyltransferase activity [Evidence IDA] [PMID 11559708]; GO_function: GO:0004145 - diamine N-acetyltransferase activity [Evidence IDA,IMP] [PMID 15723835]; GO_function: GO:0016740 - transferase activity [Evidence IEA]; GO_function: GO:0016746 - transferase activity, transferring acyl groups [Evidence IEA]; GO_process: GO:0006325 - chromatin organization [Evidence IMP] [PMID 15723835]; GO_process: GO:0008152 - metabolic process [Evidence IEA,IEA]), with product MTYDLPPHAVIRPLGLKDVDAFLTLEERGFPPEERCSKEKCEYRLRICPELSSGVFIREFHSEESNSGARDNIHDGLPPSTSSVSSERLIAHILATKMTTDHVTDEAMELPDLDQYGRAVDPKDSRGHHEEGRTIGIHSVVVDPSFQGKSIGTILIRDYIQRITTQHIADRIALIAHDRLVPFYERLGFVNDSASPVKLAGGGWRHMWVPLSQTDDDEDDLEDDGLSGPV from the coding sequence ATGACCTACGACCTTCCACCTCATGCAGTGATTAGGCCATTGGGTCTTAAAGACGTCGACGCATTCCTGACTTTGGAAGAGAGAGGATTTCCTCCTGAAGAAAGATGCTCCAAAGAAAAGTGCGAATACCGACTAAGGATTTGCCCAGAGCTGAGTTCTGGCGTTTTCATTCGTGAGTTCCATTCTGAAGAGAGCAATTCTGGAGCTAGGGACAATATTCATGATGGCCTACCTCCTTCAACTTCCAGCGTTTCATCTGAACGACTGATAGCACATATTCTAGCTACCAAGATGACTACCGATCATGTCACGGACGAAGCAATGGAACTACCTGATTTGGATCAATATGGTCGAGCTGTTGATCCCAAGGATTCACGTGGTCATCATGAGGAAGGACGCACTATTGGCATTCACTCTGTAGTTGTGGACCCTTCTTTCCAGGGAAAGTCCATTGGAACTATTCTCATTCGCGATTATATTCAGCGGATAACTACTCAACACATTGCTGACCGAATCGCACTTATTGCTCATGACCGACTGGTGCCATTCTATGAGAGACTTGGATTTGTTAATGATAGTGCGTCTCCAGTCAAGctggctggtggtggttggcGACACATGTGGGTTCCTCTCAGCCAaactgatgatgacgaggacgaTTTAGAGGACGATGGCCTTTCTGGACCAGTATAA
- the DDI1 gene encoding Ddi1p (DNA damage-inducible v-SNARE binding protein; role in suppression of protein secretion; may play a role in S-phase checkpoint control; has ubiquitin-associated (UBA), ubiquitin-like (UBL), and retroviral-like proteinase (RVP) domains; GO_component: GO:0005737 - cytoplasm [Evidence IEA,IEA]; GO_component: GO:0016020 - membrane [Evidence IEA]; GO_component: GO:0005886 - plasma membrane [Evidence IEA,IEA]; GO_component: GO:0005886 - plasma membrane [Evidence IDA] [PMID 10330187]; GO_function: GO:0000149 - SNARE binding [Evidence IDA] [PMID 10330187]; GO_function: GO:0004190 - aspartic-type endopeptidase activity [Evidence IEA]; GO_function: GO:0004190 - aspartic-type endopeptidase activity [Evidence ISA] [PMID 11516960]; GO_function: GO:0043130 - ubiquitin binding [Evidence IDA] [PMID 11323716]; GO_process: GO:0009306 - protein secretion [Evidence IMP] [PMID 21094643]; GO_process: GO:0015031 - protein transport [Evidence IEA]; GO_process: GO:0006508 - proteolysis [Evidence IEA]; GO_process: GO:0006810 - transport [Evidence IEA]; GO_process: GO:0006511 - ubiquitin-dependent protein catabolic process [Evidence IMP] [PMID 12051757]; GO_process: GO:0016192 - vesicle-mediated transport [Evidence IGI,IMP] [PMID 10330187]), whose translation MKLLITFASNDTVLNIEVSDEMTLGDLKAYIEIESSVASALQVLVYKTQPMENDSLPLSNWNLESDDVIVVVERPRELPSATGGTAPTPTPGRGTIPGAAELEALRNQILNDPALRSNIEQRYPQLRDAIDNPTRFRELMSTIENERRQQQSAADQEMARLQQDPDNEENQRRILELIQQEAVMENLQNALEHNPEVFGNVTMLFVDVLVNGHKVKAFVDSGAQATVISPECVEKCSMTHLIDKRFQGVAHGVGTAKILGRIHSAPIKVGDSFYPCSFTVMEGKSVDLLLGLDMLRRYQANIDLKRNVLVFGDSECPFLSEAEIPRIFEEQADEAAARSEGRSASTSSSISSSAGARSSPATASPVARAASAATARQLSSSQSSATSPPSSFPDADIQNLMNLGFSRAEAITALRQTGGNAELAAALLFQ comes from the coding sequence ATGAAACTACTAATTACCTTTGCTTCTAATGATACGGTCTTGAATATCGAGGTGTCTGATGAAATGACACTCGGTGACCTCAAGGCATATATCGAGATTGAGTCTTCAGTTGCTAGCGCTTTGCAAGTGTTGGTGTATAAGACCCAGCCTATGGAAAATGACAGTCTACCTTTAAGCAATTGGAACTTAGAAAGTGATGATGTGATTGTGGTAGTGGAACGACCACGGGAACTGCCATCAGCTACCGGAGGTACAGCCCCTACACCGACACCAGGTAGAGGGACCATTCCTGGAGCTGCTGAGTTAGAAGCATTACGAAATCAAATTTTGAATGATCCTGCATTACGAAGTAATATCGAACAACGATATCCTCAACTTCGAGATGCTATTGACAATCCGACTCGTTTCCGTGAGTTGATGAGCACCATTGAAAATGAACGTCGTCAACAACAGTCAGCCGCTGATCAGGAGATGGCTAGACTCCAGCAGGACCCAGATAATGAAGAGAACCAAAGGAGAATATTAGAGCTCATTCAACAAGAAGCTGTTATGGAAAACTTGCAGAATGCTCTTGAGCATAATCCTGAAGTTTTTGGTAACGTGACGATGTTGTTTGTGGATGTGCTCGTCAATGGTCACAAAGTAAAGGCATTTGTAGATTCGGGTGCTCAAGCTACAGTCATCAGTCCCGAATGCGTCGAGAAGTGCTCAATGACTCATTTGATTGACAAAAGATTCCAAGGTGTAGCACATGGTGTAGGAACAGCTAAGATCTTGGGCCGTATCCACAGTGCCCCTATCAAGGTTGGCGATTCTTTTTATCCTTGTAGTTTCACAGTCATGGAAGGCAAATCAGTGGACCTTTTATTAGGTTTAGATATGCTTCGAAGATACCAAGCGAACATTGACTTGAAACGTAATGTATTGGTCTTCGGTGACTCGGAATGTCCATTTTTGAGTGAGGCAGAAATTCCTCGTATATTCGAGGAACaagctgatgaagctgctgctcgtTCTGAAGGTCGTTCCGCATCCACTTCTTCTAGCATTTCCTCTTCTGCAGGAGCTCGCTCGTCTCCTGCCACTGCATCACCAGTTGCTCGAGCCGCCTCTGCTGCCACAGCTCGTCAACTGTCGTCAAGCCAGTCCTCAGCCACTTCTCCACCATCATCCTTtcctgatgctgatattcAGAATCTTATGAACTTGGGATTCTCGCGTGCAGAAGCCATTACTGCTCTCCGCCAAACTGGTGGTAATGCCgaactggctgctgctctaCTATTCCAATAA
- the GLN3 gene encoding Histone-lysine N-methyltransferase MLL3 — MSSIDGFGVMKVNLGNNNNLSKPPQQGNNNNFNISNMNMPNMGLGNLGNVNVNINGNGLDKNGSVPGGFRNNMFNGVQAQSQNQDNFFFDQSSQPQQPQQQQQQQQPGAQGGGQGQFQANFSADSFNPNGLVMGNDRFNAALGNTGPNSMNNNGNGLNLGGAGGANANSMLRNTFASKDGTAVGPGGINGLGPGTGGGAANFNFPADPSLNNLNNGNMNINGNNSNMNANAPITNSGYAFSFPNTGSTNNDGPDNNQNSMNMNNSNNNNAGIRNTNSPNNSNNNNSNNNRINSPFNNMGNTNVMNSPNNMLTPGNNGVAGGLMNMPNTNPLGTPNMTNASPQQQQQKLEFDRKRVALILEINQELLRFAASSANDANKANPDSIYSQCMKRLQCNLAYLASLVDKGKTGQPSFPQILSPPVDIPVLVEAYKQLQMLFPEVIMYMKRQLALKQQRQQQQQQQQQQQQQNQMLPQHQLQKQAQFMS, encoded by the coding sequence ATGTCCAGCATAGACGGATTTGGCGTCATGAAAGTCAATTTGGgcaacaataacaaccTAAGCAAACCTCCTCAACAGggtaataataacaacTTTAATATTAGTAACATGAACATGCCTAACATGGGCCTGGGGAATCTCGGAAACGTTAATGTCAATATTAACGGTAATGGTTTAGATAAGAATGGCTCGGTTCCCGGTGGTTTCAGGAATAATATGTTTAATGGGGTGCAAGCTCAGTCTCAGAATCAGGAcaacttcttttttgatCAGTCAAGCCAACCAcagcaaccacaacaacaacaacagcagcagcagcctggAGCTCAGGGAGGAGGTCAGGGGCAATTCCAGGCTAATTTCTCTGCCGATTCATTCAATCCTAATGGCCTTGTTATGGGAAATGATCGATTTAATGCGGCACTTGGAAACACTGGACCTAACTCTATGAATAACAATGGTAATGGCCTTAATTTAGGCGGAGCAGGAGGTGCCAACGCTAATTCGATGCTGAGAAACACATTTGCATCTAAAGATGGTACAGCTGTTGGCCCTGGTGGTATTAACGGACTGGGtcctggtactggtggtggagcagCCAATTTCAATTTCCCAGCCGATCCATCTCTCAACAACCTCAATAACGGAAATATGAACATTAACGGTAACAATTCTAACATGAACGCGAATGCTCCAATAACTAACTCTGGGTACGCCTTTTCATTCCCGAACACGGGTAGTACGAATAATGATGGACCAGACAACAATCAAAATAGCATGAACATGAACAACAgtaacaataacaatgcCGGAATCCGAAATACAAACAGTCCTAATAAcagcaataataataacagcaacaataacagGATAAATAGTCCTTTCAACAACATGGGAAATACCAATGTCATGAATTCACCCAACAATATGCTGACTCCAGGGAATAATGGTGTGGCGGGAGGACTCATGAACATGCCAAACACTAATCCATTAGGTACTCCAAACATGACCAATGCATCgcctcaacaacaacagcaaaaacTAGAATTTGATCGAAAACGGGTGGCTCTGATccttgaaatcaatcagGAACTGCTGAGATTTGCAGCTTCCAGTGCAAATGATGCGAACAAAGCCAATCCTGACTCAATATATTCGCAGTGTATGAAGCGATTGCAATGTAACTTAGCATACCTGGCATCATTAGTTGATAAAGGCAAGACTGGACAACCAAGCTTTCCCCAGATCTTATCACCACCTGTGGACATTCCTGTTCTCGTTGAAGCATACAAACAACTTCAAATGCTGTTCCCAGAAGTTATTATGTACATGAAGAGGCAACTAGCCTTGAAACAACAGcgtcagcaacagcaacaacaacaacagcaacagcagcaacaaaaccaaatgCTTCCCCAACATCAACTGCAGAAACAGGCTCAATTCATGTCTTGA